The following DNA comes from Ignavibacteriales bacterium.
CGCTTGGACAACTAAGGTAGTTTTGAATGCACAGTGCCGTAAGCTTGGTTTTAGCGTGAATCAAAAGCTGCCCAAAGGAGCGTTCATTGAAAATGGCAAACTTGTCACGTCCTTTAGTGGCATGAGGACAGAAGTCATCGATGTCAACCAGATCTTTATCAAAGGCATGCACAATCTTTACAATGCGATGGCAGCAGTGCTTGTAGGACAACTGCTGAAGGTTGATGCACCATTGATTCAATCAACGTTAAAAACATTTGAAGGAGTAGAACACCGTCTTGAATTTGTTCGCAAACTCAACGATGTCAGTTACTACAACGATTCAAAAGCAACAAACGTCGATTCTGTATGGTTCGCTTTACAATCATTCAAAGAACCCATAGTGCTGTTCTTAGGCGGCCGCGATAAAGGAAATGATTATTCCAGATTAACAGAACTTGTACGCAAACAGGTAAAAACAATTGTCGCTATTGGCGAATCGGCAAACCTCGTCGAACAGGCGTTCAAAGGTGCGACAGTGATTAAAAAGGCGTCGTCGATGGAAGAAGCTGTTGATATAGCACGCTTTCTTGCACAACCGGGAGATGTGGTTCTCCTTTCTCCAGCCTGTGCTTCGTTTGATTGGTTTAAGAACTACGAACATCGTGGTGAAGTATTTAAACAATTGGTGAATAAGCTATGATTTCATGGATGATACGGATTAAACGCAGATTACAGATTTCGCTGATAAAAAATCAACTAAATAAATATTTTGTTGTAAATCAGTGCAATCTGTCATCAGTGGAACATC
Coding sequences within:
- the murD gene encoding UDP-N-acetylmuramoyl-L-alanine--D-glutamate ligase, with the protein product MDINILHNKKVSVIGAARSGVAVATLLKSHGALVFVSDSSVADKLQSSLPNLQLEKIEYEVGRHSDRVYECELMVVSPGVPSNAPVVLEAQKRKMKVVSELEVGSWFCRAPIVAITGSNGKTTTTTLTGRILSDAAKKHVVAGNIGTAFSSVVLDLAETDVAILEVSSFQLDHIDKFRPKVSVLLNITPDHMDRYDHSMEKYAASKARVFKNQRADDVLIYNVDDAWTTKVVLNAQCRKLGFSVNQKLPKGAFIENGKLVTSFSGMRTEVIDVNQIFIKGMHNLYNAMAAVLVGQLLKVDAPLIQSTLKTFEGVEHRLEFVRKLNDVSYYNDSKATNVDSVWFALQSFKEPIVLFLGGRDKGNDYSRLTELVRKQVKTIVAIGESANLVEQAFKGATVIKKASSMEEAVDIARFLAQPGDVVLLSPACASFDWFKNYEHRGEVFKQLVNKL